AAGTTTCATAGTAATTTTAATTGTAGCATTTATTATACTTTCACTTTCTATGTTTGTTGTTGATCAAACAGAGCAAGCAGTTGTTTTAAGATTTGGTCAGATATTAAATGTTTATCAAACACCTGGTATCCATTTTAAGATGCCACTTATTGATAATGTAGTGAAATTTGAAAAAAGGATACTTTTGTATGACATAGAGCCAGAAAAGATTATCACGGAAGATAAAAAAACTCTTATAGTTGATACTTATGCTCTTTGGAAAATTGTGGATGCGAAAAAGTTTTTAGAGACAATGAAGACAATTTCATTGGCAGAGTCCAGGATTGACGATATTGTTTATTCTCATGTAAGAAATGTTTTTGCTAAACATACTTTTGATGAAATCATCTCTGACAAAAGAGAGAACTTCTTAAATGAGGTTACAAATTTAGCGAGAGGGGATTTGGCAAATTTCGGGATAGAAGTAGTTGATGTTAGAGTAAAACAAGCTGATTTACCGAATGAAAATGTTAGAGCAGTGTATGAAAGAATGAAAGCAGAAAGATACAGTATTGCCGCACAAATTCGTGCAGATGGACAAAAAGAAGCTCAAAAAATTAGAGCAGAGGCGGAGAAAAAAGCAACAGTTATACTTGCTCAAGCTCAAAGTGAAGCGGAAAAAATAAAAGGTACAGGTGAAGCAAGTGCAACAAGAATTTATGCTTTGGCTTATCAGAAAGATCCAGAATTTTTTGAGTTCTGGAGAACAATAAGTGCGTATAATTCTATTTTTAAAGATGGAACAGTTATTTTTGGAAACGACTTGGAAATTTTCAAGTATATAATTCATTAAAAATAGCCCCATGCGGGGCTATTTTATAAATTAACAATTAAAGAAAGGAAGGAATATATGGATAAAATACTTGATAAGGTACAAAAAGTATTCTCTCACATGAAAGTCACTGAATTTATGAATAGTGATGTAATTTATGTTTTACCAAATAGGACAATAGCTCAGGTGAAGGAAATCCTGAGAATCAAAAGAATTTCCGGCGTTCCTGTTGTGAATGACAAGAAAAAAGTTATTGGAATTATTAGTATTGAGGACATAATAAAATGTATCGAGGCTGATAAATTAAATGAAAATGTTGAGGACAATATGACAAAAAGAGTTGTGACGATAAATCACAATGAAACTCTTAGTGTGGTATTAAAATATTTTGAAAAATTTGGCTTTGGGAGATTTCCCGTAGTTGATGATAAGGGGAAATTAGTAGGGATAGTAACCAAAAATGATATTTTGAAAGCGGTTGCAATGAAATTAGGAATTTTATATTTGCATGATCAACGAAGAGCAAATGTATTAGAGAATGACATAGATAAATCTCTCATAACTGGTATAAGTCTTAACAAACTAAATGCTGATTTTTATTTCAAGATAGATTATTTTGATATTAATACTGTTGGAATAGGAGCTGCCCAATTAAAAAGGTTTTTACTGGACAAAGGTTATGATGAAAAGTTTGTAAGACGTATAGCAATAAGTGTGTATGAAGCGGAAGCAAATGTAGTTATCCACAGTGGAAGTACGGGAGAAATTTATTGTTTTTTGGAAGAAAATAGTGTTGTGGTTAGAGTCGAGGATAGAGGAAAAGGAATAGAAAACATAGAACTAGCTATGAAAGAGGGTTATTCAACAGCTCCTGATTATGTAAGAGAACTTGGTTTTGGAGCAGGAATGGGGCTCCCAAATATTAAAAGATATGCTGATAAGATGGTTGTATTATCAGAAAAAGGAAAAGGTGTAATTGTTGAAATGGTTTTTTTTATGAATTAATTTTGAGATTGGGTATTGCTTCAAGTTCAAGGGAGTCATATTTTCCCTCTAAGACCTTGTGATATCCAGCCATTGCAATCATTGCGGCATTGTCAGTGCAAAGTTCCAAAGGAGGAATTAATATCTCATAGTTGTATTGGTTAGCAAGAATTTTTGCTTTTTCCCTAAGCCTTGAGTTGGCTGCAACTCCTCCAGCTAGAACTATTCTGTTGATACCATTATTTCTCGCAGCTTTAAACGTCTTTTTTAAAAGAACATCTACGACTGCTTCTTGAAAAGACGCTGCAATATCAGGTACTGGTATATTGGTTTCTAAATTTTTAATGGTGTAAAGAACAGAAGTTTTTAACCCTGAAAAGCTGAAGTTGTAATTGTTAGAATCAAGCATTGGACGTGGAAAGTTAAATTTGTAGGGATCTCCATTTTTTGATACTTTTTCTATTTCAGGCCCTCCGGGATAACCTAATCCTAAAATTCTAGCTACTTTATCAAAAGCTTCTCCCGCAGCATCATCCATAGTTTTTCCAAGAACTTCTATTTTTCCATCTTTGACTTTCAAAATTTCTGTATGACCACCTGAAACCATTAAAACTATAAAAGGGGGTTTTAAATCAGGATACGCGATATAATTTGCATATACGTGACCTATTATATGATTCACACCTATTAATGGAATACCATATCTGAGAGAAAGACCTTTTGAAAACGAAAGTCCAACTAGAAGTGCACCAATCAGTCCAGGTCCGTATGTTACAGCAACTGCATCAATTTCTTCAGGTTCAATTTTAGCTTTTTTCAGAGCTTCTTTATATATTAGTGGTAAATTTGAAAGGTGGTGTCGTGCCGCAACCTCCGGTACAACACCACCAAATTTTTTGTGAACTTCTACTTGTGATAGGATTATGTTACTCAAGATTTCTTTATCTTTTAAAATTGCTACAGAAGTTTCATCACATGAAGTTTCAATACCAAGTACAACCACTTTTATGCCGACTCCCTCATTACCAGTTCAGGTTTTTTCTTTTGGTAAACGCATTCTTCTGTGACAATAACTTTCTCTATGTTTTTAAGGTCTGGAAGTTCAAACATAACTTCAATCATCACTTCTTCGAATACGCTTTTTAATGCTCTAGCACCTGTTCCCCTTTCGATAGCCTTTCTGGCAATGGCATATAAAGCTTTTTCTGTAACTTCCAAATCTATTTTATCAATTTCAAATAATTTTTTATATTGTTTTAGAATAGCATTTTTAGGTTCAGTTAAAATTCTTACCATATCTTCTTCAGAAAGGTCTGAAAGTGTTCCAATAACGGGGAATCTTCCAACAAATTCAGGAATTAATCCATATTGAACTAAATCATCTGGAGTAACATGAGAAAGGATTTCTCCAAGTTTCATTTCTTTTTTACTTTTCACAGGGGCGTTGAATCCCAAGGCACTACTTTGAATTCTCCTTTTTATAATTTCTTCAAGTCCGTCAAAAGCTCCTCCAACTATGAATAAAATATTTGAAGTATCGACTTTAAGAAATTCTTGATATGGATGTTTTCTACCTCCTTGGGGTGGGACATTAGCGTATGTGCCTTCCACAATTTTTAAGAGCGCTTGCTGTACTCCCTCGCCTGAAACATCTCTTGTTATTGAAGGATTTGGTGATTTTCTAGCAATTTTATCTATTTCATCAATGTATATTATTCCATATTGAGCTCTTTCTATGTCAAAATTTGTAACTTCAAGAAGCCTAAGAATAACGTTTTCTACATCTTCGCCTACGTAACCTGCTTCTGTTAGAGGAGTAGCATCTGCTATTGCAAATGGAACATCTAAAATTTTAGCAAGAGTTCTTGCAATTAATGTTTTACCGCTTCCCGTAGGGCCAATTAATATTACGTTAGATTTTTCAATTTCAACGTCGTCAAAATCAACTTCTGAAAAAACTTTTTTATAATGATTATACACAGCAACTGATAGAATTTTTTTGACCTTATCCTGGCCAATAATATATTTATCCAGTTCTTTTTTTATCTCTGATGGTTTTGGCAAGTCTTTCTTATCTTTTTTTACTGGAAATCCTTTTTTATCTTCTTTTAAAATGTCATAGAAAATTTCAACGCAGTCATTACATATATATACATTACCTGGCCCGGCTATTAGTTTTTCTACCTTGTCAGATGAGCGACCGCAAAAAGAACAAAATTTTTGTGCCATACTTTTTCCTCCTTATAATAACTCATGATAATTCTATCATATAAATTTTGTTAAAGTGTTTCTGAGTTGTGTATTATTTTTTTCAACATAATTAATTATAGAATTCTAAACAAATGAGTATTACATTTTTTATCATCTGATGCTCCAAAATTTTTTACGAAGGGAAATCTTTTCATTAATTTGCAAGCGATGTTAGATTCAGTTTCCTTCGTTGCGTTCTGTATTAGAGCTACGCTTATAATTTCTACAGATTCATTTTTTGTAAGGTAATCTATATGCCAGAAGGTTTTCTTTTCTTTTTTTAAATGTCTTTCAATCCTTTTTTGTAAGTTTTTTTGAGCAGATCCTACATACAAATACAATCCTTTATTCAGTTTAACTTCGCCTAAAGATCCAATTCTAATTTCTAAATCTTTTGTTATAATCAAAAAAAGAATGTAAATTCCTTTGTTTTGTTCCATTTTTTCTCTCCAATCCGATTGAATAAATAACTTTACTATTTATTATATAACTTTTTTTGTGTTTGAAATGGAATATTTTGAAAGAAAAATAACAGTTACCAGAATTTAATAGTTAAAAAGCTTAATAGCTTACCTTATATTGTGTTGACAACGTTATTTTATATGTTAAAATTACTAAATGTAGGGTGTTGCCGAGGTGGCGGAATTGGGAGACGCGGTTGACTCAAAATCAACTGGGGTTGACGCCCCATGCGGGTTCGAGTCCCGCCCTCGGCACCATAAAATAACAAAGGAGCCTTGTCAAAGGCTCCTTTTTCTTTATCGAGTCGTATAATTGCTGGGGAGGTAGGGAGGGGTAAAATTTCTTTCGAATATTTTGACCATTAATTTTATTTTAAGTTCAAATATTTTTATGGTATAATAAACAAGGTAAATTTAATAGCATTTAGGGCTTAGGAGATAATGGAGAAGCCATATGCCACAGAAGTTGGCATATGGCTTTTTATTTGTGGAGGTGTTCATATGAAAGTATTTGTAATAGGTGCAGGTATTGTTGGGAGTCTCATTGCAAGAGAACTTTCGAAATACGACATAGAATTACATGTTATTGAAAAATCTCCAGATATAGGTTGGGGAGTTACAAAAGCAAATTCTGCAATCGTTCATGGAGGGTATGATGATCCTCCGGGAAGTGTTAGGGCTAAATTTGCGGCATTGGGCAATGCAATGTATGAACGTTTGTCAAAAGAACTCGACTTTGAATTTAAAAGAACGGGTTCGTATGTAGTTGCTTTTAACAATGAAGAGTTAAATTATTTGAAAACATTATTGAAGAAAGGTAAAACAAACGGTGTTGAAAATCTCGAGATTATATCAGGAGATGAATTGAGAAAGAAAGAGCCTAACATAAATGAAAAAGCTATAGCAGCTCTTTGGTGTCCAACTGCAGGTATAACTGAACCATGGGAGGTTGCAATTGCTGCTATAGAAAATGCACAAAGTAATGGAGCTATAATACATTTAAACGAAAAAGTTGTAGATATTATAATTCAAAGCGGAAGAATTAGAAAGATTTTAACTGATAAATCAGAATATAATGCAGATATTGTAATTAATGCTGCAGGATTGTTTGCAGATGAAATAGCAAAAATGGCGGGAGTAGGTGAGTATGAAATATTTCCAAGAAAAGGAGAGTATATTTTGCTAGATAAGAAGCTTAAAAATCTGGTTAATTCAGTAATATTCCCGACGCCTACTGAAAAATCCAAAGGTATACTTGTAGTTCCAACTGTCGATGGAGGTATTTTGCTTGGACCGAATGCAGTAGATCTACAAAAAGATCGTAAAGATGATCTTGACACTACAAATGAAGGGTTACAAGAAGTATATGTAAAAACGAAAAACCTTGTTCCAAAGATAGACCTTTCATATACTGTGAAAACTTTTGCTGGTTTAAGGCCTGAAACAAAGAAAAAGGACTTTATAGTTGGAGCTACTAAAGTTTGGGGTTTTATTAATGCAGCTGGGATGAGATCTCCAGGTCTTACTGCTGCGCCTGCTATTGCTAAATATATAGTAGAAAAAGTAATACAGGAGGATTTGAAAGTTAGTATCACCAAGAAAAAAGATTTTAACCCTTTCAGAGAAAAAATACCACATTTTGAGGAAGATAAACTTAAAGAGTGGGAAGAACTTGTAAAAAAAGATCCTAAATACGGTAAAATGATTTGTTTCTGTAATAAAGTTTCTGAAGCAGAGATTATAGAGGCAATAAGGCGTGGAGCTAGAACTTTGGATGGTGTAAAGTTTCGAACAAGAGCTTCATTTGGAAGATGTCAAGGAGGCTTTTGTAGCCTAAAAATTTTGGAAATAATTTCACGAGAACTTTCTATTCCTTTAGAAGAAATAAAGCAGAATTATAATAATTCATGGATTGTAAATGGAAAGGTGAGAGCATGAGAAAAGAGAATATTGATGTTTTAATAATTGGTGGAGGAGCTGCAGGACTTGCAGCTGCTATTGAGGCTAAAAATATGGGTGTAAAAACTTTACTTTTAGAAAGAGATAGGAGCACAGGAGGTGTTTTGAATCAGTGTATTCACAATGGGTTTGGACTTCATGTTTTTAAGAAGGAATTAACAGGTCCTGAATTTATGGAAAAGCTTTGGGAAGAGCTGGGAGACTTGGATAAGATTGTGAGGACTAATTATACTGTATTGAGAATTGATCATTTAAATAGAGAAGTAATTACACTTTCTGAATCAGGTATCGTTGTATTTAAACCAAAAGCTTTAGTAATGGCAACAGGTGCAAGGGAAAGATCTCTCAATTCACTAAGAATTCCTGGTTCTCGAGTATCTGGTATATACACTGCAGGAGTTGCTCAGAAGATGGTTAATATATACAATAGATTGCCAGGCAAAAAGGTCCTTATTGTTGGTTCGGGAGATATAGGATTAATAATGGCTCGAAGGTTAAAAATAGAAGGAATGGATGTTGTTGGAGTAGTAGAAATTATGCCTGAACCAGGTGGATTAATAAGGAATGTTGTCCAATGTCTTGAAGATTTTGATATACCTCTGTGGTTAAGTCATACAGTTTTTAGAATTCATGGAAAGGAAAGATTGGAGGGTGTAACAATTGGCAAGGTTGATGAAAACTTTAAACCTATTCCCGGAACAGAACGATTTATTGAAGTTGATACTTTGGTTGCATCGGTTGGTTTAATACCTCAAAATGGATTAATTGAGGATTTTGTTGAAATGGATCCAATTAACAGAGGTCCAATAATAGATGATCTGATGAGGACAACTGTTGAATGGATTTTTGCTGCTGGAAATAACGTAGCGATACATGATCTTGTTGACTTTGTGTACGAAGAAGGGAAAATTGCCGGGGAAAACGCGGCAAAATATGCCTTAGGAGAAAAACTTCCAGAGGTAAGGTTTGAATTTAAACGTGGGAAAAATGTTGGAGTTTTGCTTCCTCAACGCTTTACAGGTACTCAACAATTTAAGATGTACTTAAGACCTAAAAAGACAATAGAAAGATCTGAACTAACTTTTGCGGGCAAAATAGTTCGAAAGTTTAACTGGAAGATAAGGCCGAGTGAGATGATAGATTTAAAAGTTACAAGCTTTGAAGACCTTCCTAAAGAAGTAGTAGTGGAGGTGAAGGAAATTGAATGAGAAAAAAATGATATGTATAATGTGTCCGATTGGTTGTGAACTTACCGTTTTACAAAAAGATGATAAGATAATAGTTAAGGGGAATAGATGTCCTCGGGGGAAGGAATATGGAATTGCTGAGGTAACAAATCCCAAAAGAGTTTTACCAATAAGCGTAAAAGTAGAGAATGGTGAAATGGAACTTGTATCTGCTAAAACTGATAAACCAATTCCGAAAAAGTTAATTTATGATATTATAGAATATGTTAAGAAAATCAAAGTAGAAGCGCCGATAAATCGCGGGGATATTATTGTAAAAAACATATTTAATACAGGTGCAAATTTGGTTGCAACAAGAACTGTTAAAAAAGAAACGGGGGGATAAAGTGGAATATATTCTTGCACTTGATCAGGGAACAACAAGTTCAAGAGCAATAGTATTTAATAAGAATGGAGAGTACGTATATGGTTTAAATAAGGAATTTAAACAAATATATCCTAAGCCTGGTTGGGTTGAGCATGATCCAATGGATATATTAAATTCTCAAATAGAGGTTGCGAAAAAGGTAGCTGAGCACGTTGGAACACAGAACATAGCTGCTATAGGTATTACAAATCAAAGAGAGACAACTATTTTATGGGATAAAAGAACAGGTAAACCAGTATATAACGCAATTGTATGGCAATGTAGACGAACTGCAAGTATATGTGATAGATTGAAAGAACAAGGTTACGAGCAGCTTATAAAGGAAAAAACCGGTTTGGTTGTAGATGCGTATTTTTCCGGGACTAAAATAAAGTGGATATTAGATAATGTACCTGGTGTAAGAGAAGAAGCGGAAAAAGGAAATATATTGTTCGGAACAGTTGATACTTGGCTTATTTGGAATCTTACGGGTGGTAAAGCACATGTGATTGATTTTACAAATGCTTCAAGAACAATGTTGTTTAATATTCATAAACTGCAATGGGATGATGAGATACTGGAAATATTAAGCATTCCGAAAAATATATTACCCACTCCTCTTCCTTCAAGTTATATTTACGGAAAAACTGAAAAATCAATTTTTGGATATGAAATACCAATTTCTGGTGATGCAGGAGATCAACAAGCATCTCTTTTTGGACAAACGTGTTTTGAAAAAGGAATGGTAAAAAACACATATGGAACGGGTTGTTTTATACTAATGAATACTGGTGAAAAGCCGTATCTCTCAAGTTCAGGGCTTCTTACTACAGTTGCATGGGGGCTTGAGAATAAAGTAGAATATGCCCTTGAGGGAAGTATATTTATAGCGGGAGCAGCGGTCCAATGGTTGAGAGATAATTTAAGGCTTATAAATCATGCTGCAGAAACTGAAGAACTTGCATTATCAGTTCCCGATGCTGGTGAACTTTATTTTGTCCCTGCTATGGTTGGACTTGGTGCGCCATACTGGGATATGTATGCACGAGGTTTATTAATAGGTATCACAAGGGGGACTACTAAAGAGCACATTGTTAGAGCCGTTTTAGAATCAATTGCTTATCAAACAAGAGATGTGCTTGAGGTTATGTCAAAGGAAACAGGAATAAAGATGGGAACTTTAAGAGTTGATGGTGGAGCTTCTAACAATAATTTTTTAATGCAGTTTCAAGCAGATATTTTAGGGGTCCCAGTTGAAAGACCAAGTGTTACTGAAACAACTGCTTTGGGAGCGGCCTATTTAGCAGGACTTGCAGTAAAATTTTGGGAAAACAAAGAAGAAATAAATTGGAATCTCGACAGAAGGTTTGAACCAGTTATTTCAAAAGAAAAAAGAGAAAAACTGTATTCAAAATGGAAAGAAGCAGTTAAAAGATCAAGAAATTGGAGTGAAGGTTAATGCATCCTTTTATATACCCTATAGTTCCGGCTATAAGAGATTTGAGAAAAGCAAATAAAATTATAAACACCAAAGCTTCGAGTGTTTTTTTACTCGAGGGAGATATTTTTGAAATCAAAGAAGCAATAGATATCTTGAAAAGAAATGGAAAAAATACCTTTGTTCATGTTGATTTAATAAATGGAATTGGAAGAGATGAGGCAGGGGTTAGATTAGTGAAAGAATTTTTAGGGGCTGACGGGATAATAACTACACGTTCAAATCTGATTAGCATAGCCAAAAAATTGGGATTAATGACTATTCAAAGGATTTTTTTAATTGATTCAAAAGCTGTTGAAACAGGAATTCAACAAATAAAAAAACACAAAGTAAATTTTGTAGAGGTATTACCTGGTTTAATTCCAGAATTGGTTAGATTTATAAAGGAAAAAATTGAGCAACCAATAATTTCTGGAGGACTTGTGACAACCGAAGAGCAAGTAAAAAATATTTTGGATGCAGGAGCAGTAGCTGTTTCTACAAGCAAAGAAGACTTATGGAATATGTTTTAAGTTTGGAATTTTTTATGAAAAATTTTGTTGTTTTGAAAAATTAAAAGAATGTTATATAATACATATTGCTTGTTATATTACTTGTCAATATTTTTAATATCTTTTTAGAAAAGGAGGGAGATTTATGAAAAAATTTGTAGGGGTTATTTTAGGTATTGCTATAATTTTCGTGTTGTTTAGTGGTTGTTTGCAACAAATTGTTCCAACTAACGGTGGAACAGGTGAAACTGATATTTTGGGGGCAAAGTTAGGTTATCTTTTGAACGATACACCATCTGCTACGGTTACGGGCATATTAGTGTATAAGTATAATTATTATGGAATTCTTGCCGATGCTACTACAGGAATTTATATAAAAGATATATCTTCTGCAGGACTCAATGTTGGAGATAAAGTCACGGTTACTGGAACACTATACAAAGACACTTACAATGGTAACTTAAGAATGAAGGACGTAATAGTTGTTGCTACTGAAACTGCTGCAATGGTAGAACCTGTAACCTTGAATGTTGCATTGAATAATTCTTGGTTGTTTGATAGTACTGGTACTACTTTAGATGCAACTTCTCTTGCTTTTTGGATATATAGATTTGTTACAGCTAAAGGCACGTTGACTTCTTTAGATACTACTGGTAATAAGTTCGAACTTGAATATCCAATAGATACTGGTACTGCAACTGTAACTGTTTACACTTACAGTGCTATTTCTACTGTTACCAATGTACCAGCAACAGTAACAGGATATCTTGCAGGTTATAAATATGTATGGAATCTTTATCCAAGAACAGTGGATGACATAGAATTTTAATGTAAAAAATAACATAATCACTCAGGGCCGTAAGGCCCTGTTTTTCACGGAGGTGAGGGGATGAAAAAAGGGTTATTTGTTATGATTATACTTTTGGCTTCTCTTTTAGTATTTTCTGGTTCTTTTTCTTTATCGGTGTTAAATCTAACAACGATTGGTATTAATGACGGCTCGTTAGATTACTTTCCGATTATGTATGTTACTTACAAACCAGTAGATTTTTTGGCATTAAAAATTAGTGATTATTTACTTCTTTCTCACGATACATGGAATTTTGGAGGTATTTCGATTTTTCAACCAAGATATTATTATTTAGAAGGGAAGTTTAAATTATTTAATTTTGATGTTACTTTAGATGTTTTAAAAGCAAGATTGAAGAAAACCCAAACTGAAAAATTAGATGGTTTAAGAGTTGGAGGACTTAAGTTTGATTATTACGGGGCAGGATTGTTTATAAGAAATGGAAAATTTAATTTAGGAGTTGCTTATGATATAAACAATAGCTATATTGCTGGTTATTTGCAAACAAATCTATTCGGTATCAAACTTGGAGGTTATTATGAAACAAAATATCAACAAGTGTCTTTAGATTTAAACAAATCTTTTAATTTTGGAAAAATATCTGTTGATACATGGGCTGCACTGTCTGCGAAAAGTTCAGATATTGCAGCTTTTTCATATTTAATTGGCGGAAAATTACAGTATAAAAACGTAATTTTTGCAGGACAGTATTTGCAATTAGGCTTAAATCCATATGATGCAGATTTCCAAACTGGAGATCCGAATGAAGTAGCTTTTTCAGCAAATGCATGGGCTTTGTACGCTGATTTAGATTACGTATTAAATAACTATACAATTGGAGCATTTTTAAGACATAATAGTGTATGGGCAAATATGAATTATTTGCCATTATATGGGTTGAAATTATCTTATAAAGATTTTACATTAAAGTTTGGAAATGGAGATTTGGATAGTAACATTAGTGGTGAACAAAAGATAATTGTAGAGTTGAATTATTTCTATTCTTTAGATTTTGATAAATTATTTAATTTTGGCAAAAAAGCTAAACAAGTTGCCCCAATGGCTACTCCTAAAGCAGGAAAACATATGACTATGGGATACAATTCTATAATGGATGTTATTTTGGGCGAAGAAGGTCAAGTATATACTGTAAAGGGTATAGTAACTTCTCCAAAAGATTTGTTAGGTTCTGGAAGTTTTTATATTCAAGACGAAACATCGGGATTAATGATTTATGCACCATCATTAACAGAGGATTTAAATGTGGGGGATGTTGTAATAGTTACCGGTAAGAGTAAAGTTTGGTATGACATTATTGAAATTGTAGCCGATAAAGTTGAGGTAATGGGCAACGCAGAACCAAAACCTGATGTTCTTACAAGTTTATCAAAAACTTTCCTTTCAAGTTTTGTATGGGTAGAAGGAGTGGTAAAAGAGAAAAATACATATGACTTTTTAGTGGATACTGGAGATTTTGTTATAAAAATTTACTTGAAAAAAGGTACTAATATCGATATATCAAACATAAAGGTTGGTCAGAAGGTAAAAGTTCAGGGAATTTTAAGTATTTACAATGGTGAGTATGAAATATTGCCAAGATGGCAGGAAGATATAGAAGTAATTGAATAAATTTAGGCCGCTGTTAGCAGCGGCTTTTCTTTATAATAATTTTCGGGAGGGAAACTAGTGAATATAAAAAATTATTTTGCTTTAACTTTATTTTCTTTGTTACTTTTGATTTCTTCTTGTGTTAATTTAACTTCTTTTGAAGTTGTTGATGTTATAAATGTAAATAACTTATCACAAACTTTAGAGCATGTAACTGTTGTTAGTGTGGTTGATGGGGATACATTTAAAATTTTAGAGAGTAGTAATTCCGTTAGAATTATAGGAATCGATACACCGGAGATTCATGAGGGAAGTAAACCAATAGGTGAATTTGGCGAAGATGCCAAGAATTACTTAGAAAATTTTGTTTCAAAATACGATATATATATTTTAAAAATGGGATATGATAACTATGGAAGAATTTTGGCTTATGTGTTTGGAAAAGTTGATGAACAAAATTATGCTTTCTATGAATCTTCTATTTTAAAAGCAGGTTTGGCAAGACCGTTGATTTATTTTGATAACGATGATCCATATTTAACTCCTAAAATTGTTGGAGGCTATAACTATGCATTTGAAAAAAAGGTGGGAATCTTTTCCAAATGGTCAACAGCTCCAATATTAAGAAGTGCAAACAATTATCTTTCTTACATTGGAAAAATAGTCTTTCTTGAAGGGACTGTACAAGATGTATGGAGTGATAGTAGTTTTTGGCATATATCTTCAAGTTGGTTTACAATAAGTATTAGAAAGGAAGAATATTACTATTTTTTCAATGGATATGATTTAAATAATTTAAAAGGTAAAACTGTAAGATTTTATGGTGAATTATGGGAATATAATGGAGAACCCGAAATTTTATTGAGAAGTCCTAATGAAATTGTTATACTTTGATTTTTCCTTGACATTAGAATAAAATTAAGTTAAAATCTATACGTGATAAAACGGAGAGGTGGCCGAGTGGTCGAAGGCG
This is a stretch of genomic DNA from Thermosipho atlanticus DSM 15807. It encodes these proteins:
- a CDS encoding NAD(P)/FAD-dependent oxidoreductase, which codes for MRKENIDVLIIGGGAAGLAAAIEAKNMGVKTLLLERDRSTGGVLNQCIHNGFGLHVFKKELTGPEFMEKLWEELGDLDKIVRTNYTVLRIDHLNREVITLSESGIVVFKPKALVMATGARERSLNSLRIPGSRVSGIYTAGVAQKMVNIYNRLPGKKVLIVGSGDIGLIMARRLKIEGMDVVGVVEIMPEPGGLIRNVVQCLEDFDIPLWLSHTVFRIHGKERLEGVTIGKVDENFKPIPGTERFIEVDTLVASVGLIPQNGLIEDFVEMDPINRGPIIDDLMRTTVEWIFAAGNNVAIHDLVDFVYEEGKIAGENAAKYALGEKLPEVRFEFKRGKNVGVLLPQRFTGTQQFKMYLRPKKTIERSELTFAGKIVRKFNWKIRPSEMIDLKVTSFEDLPKEVVVEVKEIE
- a CDS encoding DUF1667 domain-containing protein codes for the protein MCPIGCELTVLQKDDKIIVKGNRCPRGKEYGIAEVTNPKRVLPISVKVENGEMELVSAKTDKPIPKKLIYDIIEYVKKIKVEAPINRGDIIVKNIFNTGANLVATRTVKKETGG
- the glpK gene encoding glycerol kinase GlpK, yielding MEYILALDQGTTSSRAIVFNKNGEYVYGLNKEFKQIYPKPGWVEHDPMDILNSQIEVAKKVAEHVGTQNIAAIGITNQRETTILWDKRTGKPVYNAIVWQCRRTASICDRLKEQGYEQLIKEKTGLVVDAYFSGTKIKWILDNVPGVREEAEKGNILFGTVDTWLIWNLTGGKAHVIDFTNASRTMLFNIHKLQWDDEILEILSIPKNILPTPLPSSYIYGKTEKSIFGYEIPISGDAGDQQASLFGQTCFEKGMVKNTYGTGCFILMNTGEKPYLSSSGLLTTVAWGLENKVEYALEGSIFIAGAAVQWLRDNLRLINHAAETEELALSVPDAGELYFVPAMVGLGAPYWDMYARGLLIGITRGTTKEHIVRAVLESIAYQTRDVLEVMSKETGIKMGTLRVDGGASNNNFLMQFQADILGVPVERPSVTETTALGAAYLAGLAVKFWENKEEINWNLDRRFEPVISKEKREKLYSKWKEAVKRSRNWSEG
- a CDS encoding glycerol-3-phosphate responsive antiterminator, whose product is MHPFIYPIVPAIRDLRKANKIINTKASSVFLLEGDIFEIKEAIDILKRNGKNTFVHVDLINGIGRDEAGVRLVKEFLGADGIITTRSNLISIAKKLGLMTIQRIFLIDSKAVETGIQQIKKHKVNFVEVLPGLIPELVRFIKEKIEQPIISGGLVTTEEQVKNILDAGAVAVSTSKEDLWNMF
- a CDS encoding DNA-binding protein: MKKGLFVMIILLASLLVFSGSFSLSVLNLTTIGINDGSLDYFPIMYVTYKPVDFLALKISDYLLLSHDTWNFGGISIFQPRYYYLEGKFKLFNFDVTLDVLKARLKKTQTEKLDGLRVGGLKFDYYGAGLFIRNGKFNLGVAYDINNSYIAGYLQTNLFGIKLGGYYETKYQQVSLDLNKSFNFGKISVDTWAALSAKSSDIAAFSYLIGGKLQYKNVIFAGQYLQLGLNPYDADFQTGDPNEVAFSANAWALYADLDYVLNNYTIGAFLRHNSVWANMNYLPLYGLKLSYKDFTLKFGNGDLDSNISGEQKIIVELNYFYSLDFDKLFNFGKKAKQVAPMATPKAGKHMTMGYNSIMDVILGEEGQVYTVKGIVTSPKDLLGSGSFYIQDETSGLMIYAPSLTEDLNVGDVVIVTGKSKVWYDIIEIVADKVEVMGNAEPKPDVLTSLSKTFLSSFVWVEGVVKEKNTYDFLVDTGDFVIKIYLKKGTNIDISNIKVGQKVKVQGILSIYNGEYEILPRWQEDIEVIE
- a CDS encoding thermonuclease family protein gives rise to the protein MNIKNYFALTLFSLLLLISSCVNLTSFEVVDVINVNNLSQTLEHVTVVSVVDGDTFKILESSNSVRIIGIDTPEIHEGSKPIGEFGEDAKNYLENFVSKYDIYILKMGYDNYGRILAYVFGKVDEQNYAFYESSILKAGLARPLIYFDNDDPYLTPKIVGGYNYAFEKKVGIFSKWSTAPILRSANNYLSYIGKIVFLEGTVQDVWSDSSFWHISSSWFTISIRKEEYYYFFNGYDLNNLKGKTVRFYGELWEYNGEPEILLRSPNEIVIL